One part of the Amphiura filiformis chromosome 5, Afil_fr2py, whole genome shotgun sequence genome encodes these proteins:
- the LOC140153161 gene encoding uncharacterized protein isoform X2, whose translation MPLLQQEQLQKSVAESEKADDMEGFMISTEVQTGEELLDAEVALAKRMEREWMEEKKRLQNELRDAQAFMFKTPQGTKAVEEKDTQSLTDEEQGSPENVAEQSPSADDEQVPAVVKSFDTENSFHMIDVKDVDVKDEDVPHLTDADDEPSSSMTDGINEQITLATRHVEEQSAPPHSGHSGGNKGGIDVDTQTVTMEMMDNGTSTSQDKLLGNQDNNTSMDGVVDANVEVETGAIDNIQKFFTGLFGNGPRAKGIQTEAKPITERISQTDIGEKYFKEKEVLEQKLKDSESLAEEMSKSLKSMAMTDKAWEAAKRLQSVDGESQTDIDLTEMVFLKDHAIGPASEEEVESLKAQVSQLEAEKEVLGEKLRASKALSEVMSASMQSLTKPGGDRDKVASPDGQVLEDECEVGAADNFYLRLIETDEGELETVKIPTGRVGGYSGQEKPQQLRRVVSDDMKGLLQDIEDEEYSDGQAENEFKSNDEAVEEMVLSAQIQASEFSMPKISQLPQVDQGTQTPEGENDQRDAIVKVDCGVMANLTSVEDELISANNAQSSPDDEVLRKDVISISPEKVELKEDGDGNLQACNVKSDHQKQIVVGQDEILGEFANCLEDTIDADKDNDDWEEISKDEQVQEETVKHRLTQPTEFQMPHMPSALQKEQGVQTDLLEKDRNSNELGPEGGLLKKSIVDLAYESFELKEDDYGRLRSNQAKTDKPKIEEIDRQETFKEMADHFGLNDVEKDVNEWGFSDDGDNDEDSKLDEIKEETVKHQLTRPTEFQMPHMPSALQKEQGVQVDLLEKDRDSNELGPEGGLLKKSVVNFAYESFELKEDDYGRLSSNQAKTDKPKLEEIDKEEALKEMAENVGLNDVEEDVNEWGDDGDKDDGNKMNEIEEESVTKKQMQPTEYQMPQMRSAIQTEQQVQVDIQCSMHEDMIDSYKSEISELKKGIEEKKEKVLIEFERVRREFKAEQARVIEEMTEQFEEEKVEAEQEFEQERQHFEQVKYKLQEQLESSPGVDVIQKDVIDVSSENLYLSEDKDGNLQASHVKSNPSKAVEEVTLKEMVQNLQSINDVDKDDDDWEHVNEDGIHHQIQEESCIQQEVQLTEFSMSSVTSALRREQAVQVDILVYKPPDQFESKLAQTETTKLSSKQMQTLQVGGKDAAMQTFGKEIESRVTQTEDIKMKEMGVQLETLKSKNQSSQWEVSQQKVAVQTVPNDVSNVKTQTDHSKPKERGIQGDKLKTDNKACQWTADSDQLPISKPMQTEGNEVKHQLTQTAKLFKALTETKSVQVKGDYVNISSQTDTTERKDETHQVQITTDVENKSSQWESSRTETKSIQVKGDYVNISSQTDVTERKDKNSQVQITSDVENKSSQWESSYIRTKSVQTEDRDQMSVPSQTDDVTADYLEEEPLLHYHVSIAEQSVPEFTETATQSMQSEVLVSETGTSMESVAMLSRASQVGRLMMTDRSSQWERDESMSMSMQTEIRPRILSGVQTEGQIAREQGQQACVEQTHKAIQHQVDVQHDASQTSIFADVKATQTLLLTENQKLQTDRSIKAHRGSQSDAAMLHHSSSQASVTSKVEVTQTEYSTGDQISQTDSHVKKESRMQTDLNKSKSVDEISQTESHVKKERKMQTDLIKSKSVDANTQMTPVKRIEKQSQADLIKEKDDASPITLSEQKEQHAKVGLPEEKAVIAERAREEAIQMSSAQQLHAAHQDTGADKQQSSETAADNEEQTLTFVSSMDEQSSSETEGPDEILGPRQSSSETTEGPDEILTPRQSSGMSDSTLTPETSEGEVMGMLRKAPFFSSLLGEKKTRPKKERRRKRDRVRKLPDIPDQSRRRSRSTDGRYSISDETSGEEIGRRRSKKTSSHGRQLPTPPGSDSAKQEQPKRHPKISDIKERDKNMPPQRTHGELSSQDSLFSRLFTRQDSKIVKDVPSVDEEPPLQSSSVTFESASAPRSAPPSRPTDLGLAPGKSSTDAANPPRVTSPLTEQVTSQKDKLTQMLNLFRPDVKGQEQPKIGHSPAQRSTSLPSVPEQEFLHKKATTPLEAPRKAGDTEAGFELHPSSSQRLYSQKPSDGPDADKVQRSSSLPGQIDIKTDGSSQVKTTSLPDNRLKSSASDPRGMHPSTDRRQHTGGMHPTTDGREHPRGMHTGTDSRQHPATDGRLTGEVHPSTDGRQHTGVGTGMLSHKGPLHGTLAGLPNDRARIEMLEQNCDRLKHELSETGKKLLEAEMQISIAEAQRMRELQRLKDKQNRDTDKEVSKLKKDILEKDHVVRELEKALSMKADQLGQAANRSKDELNQEVKEMRDQKVELEKKYRNTQRLLDEYMRKLKEQLTRSTRSDVLVKELYVENSKLQKALQVTEERQKIAEKNCHNLREKNHAYLHVLRRIAPAAM comes from the exons ATGCCTCTACTACAACAAGAGCAACTTCAAAAATCAGTTGCAGAAAGTGAAAAAGCAGATGATATGGAAGGTTTTATGATTTCTACAGAGGTGCAAACGGGTGAAGAGTTGCTGGATGCAGAGGTTGCTCTTGCTAAAAGAATGGAAAGAGAGTGGATGGAAGAAAAAAAGAGATTGCAGAATGAGCTCAGAGAT GCTCAAGCTTTCATGTTCAAAACTCCTCAAGGAACAAAGGCTGTGGAGGAAAAAGACACTCAATCTTTGACTGATGAGGAGCAAGGTTCTCCTGAGAATGTAGCAGAACAAAGCCCATCAGCTGATGATGAACAAGTGCCTGCTGTAGTTAAATCATTTGATACAGAAAACTCATTTCATATGATTGATGTAAAGGATGTAGATGTCAAGGATGAAGATGTTCCTCATCTAACTGATGCTGATGATGAGCCAAGTTCTTCTATGACTGACGGTATCAATGAACAAATCACCCTTGCAACTAGGCATGTAGAGGAGCAAAGTGCCCCTCCACATAGTGGTCACTCTGGTGGAAACAAAGGAGGTATTGATGTAGATACCCAGACGGTTACCATGGAGATGATGGATAATGGTACAAGCACAAGTCAAGATAAATTGTTGGGTAACCAAGACAATAACACCTCTATGGATGGAGTGGTTGATGCTAATGTGGAGGTTGAGACAGGTGCCATTGACAACATACAAAAGTTCTTTACTGGGTTGTTTGGTAATGGACCAAGGGCTAAGGGAATCCAGACAGAAGCAAAACCAATTACTGAGCGGATTAGTCAAACTGATAtcggtgaaaaatattttaaggaGAAGGAAGTTTTGGAACAGAAGTTAAAGGAT AGTGAGAGTCTTGCGGAAGAAATGTCCAAATCCCTGAAATCAATGGCGATGACAGATAAAGCATGGGAAGCAGCTAAAAGGCTCCAAAGTGTTGATGGAGAGTCCCAAACTGATATTGACTTGACTGAAatggtgttcctcaaggatcaTGCCATTGGTCCTGCGAGTGAGGAAGAGGTGGAATCTCTTAAAGCCCAAGTGTCACAACTTGAGGCTGAGAAAGAGGTTCTTGGAGAAAAATTAAGAGCA AGCAAAGCCTTGTCTGAAGTCATGTCAGCAAGCATGCAATCATTGACCAAGCCAGGGGGTGACAGAGACAAGGTGGCTTCCCCTGATGGTCAGGTCTTGGAGGATGAGTGCGAAGTTGGAGCAGCTGATAATTTCTATTTGAGGCTGATTGAAACAGATGAGGGTGAActagaaactgttaaaatacctACAGGGAGAGTGGGTGGGTATTCCGGACAAGAAAAGCCTCAGCAGCTAAGAAGAGTTGTATCGGATGATATGAAGGGATTGCTGCAAGATATTGAGGATGAGGAGTATTCAGATGGGCAAGCAGAAAATGAGTTTAAATCAAATGATGAGGCGGTGGAAGAGATGGTGCTTTCAGCTCAGATTCAAGCTAGTGAATTCTCTATGCCTAAGATATCACAACTTCCCCAAGTGGATCAGGGAACACAAACTCCTGAAGGAGAGAATGACCAAAGAGATGCAATTGTGAAAGTTGATTGCGGCGTGATGGCTAACTTGACCTCAGTGGAAGATGAATTGATATCCGCCAATAACGCTCAAAGTAGTCCAGACGATGAGGTACTTAGAAAAGATGTTATCAGTATATCACCGGAAAAGGTTGAGTTAAAAGAAGATGGAGATGGGAATTTGCAAGCATGCAATGTCAAGTCAGATCATCAAAAACAAATAGTTGTTGGTCAAGATGAGATCTTAGGAGAATTTGCAAATTGTCTTGAAGATACCATTGATGCAGATAAAGATAATGATGATTGGGAAGAGATTAGTAAAGATGAGCAAGTTCAAGAAGAAACAGTCAAACATAGGCTCACACAACCAACTGAATTCCAGATGCCTCATATGCCATCTGCATTGCAGAAAGAACAAGGGGTACAAACTGATTTGTTAGAGAAGGATCGTAATAGCAACGAATTAGGTCCTGAAGGGGGTTTGCTTAAGAAGAGTATAGTTGATTTAGCCTATGAAAGTTTCGAGTTGAAAGAAGATGATTATGGACGTCTTCGTAGCAATCAAGCAAAAACTGACAAACCAAAAATAGAGGAAATTGATCGACAGGAAACATTCAAAGAAATGGCTGACCATTTTGGATTGAATGATGTTGAGAAAGATGTAAATGAATGGGGTTTtagtgatgatggtgataatgatgaggaTAGTAAATTGGATGAAATTAAAGAAGAAACAGTCAAACATCAGCTCACACGACCAACTGAATTCCAGATGCCTCATATGCCATCTGCATTGCAGAAAGAACAAGGGGTACAAGTTGATTTGTTAGAGAAGGATCGTGATAGCAACGAATTAGGTCCTGAGGGTGGTTTGCTTAAGAAGAGTGTAGTAAATTTTGCCTATGAAAGTTTTGAGTTGAAAGAAGATGATTATGGACGTCTTAGTAGCAATCAAGCAAAAACTGACAAACCAAAATTAGAAGAAATTGATAAGGAGGAAGCATTGAAAGAAATGGCTGAAAATGTTGGATTGAATGATGTTGAGGAAGATGTAAATGAATGgggtgatgatggtgataaagatgacggtaataaaatgaatgaaattgAAGAGGAATCGGTGACCAAGAAACAGATGCAGCCAACAGAATATCAAATGCCTCAGATGAGATCTGCTATACAAACAGAACAACAAGTCCAAGTTGATATTCAGTGCTCCATGCATGAAGACATGATTGACAGTTACAAGTCTGAAATATCAGAACTCAAAAAAGGTATTgaagagaaaaaagagaaagtGTTGATTGAATTTGAAAGAGTGCGGAGAGAATTCAAAGCCGAGCAGGCTCGGGTGATAGAAGAGATGACAGAACAGTTTGAAGAAGAGAAAGTTGAAGCCGAACAAGAATTTGAACAGGAGAGGCAACATTTTGAGCAGGTGAAATATAAGTTGCAAGAACAGTTGGAATCAAGTCCTGGAGTGGATGTGATTCAAAAAGATGTAATTGATGTTTCATCTGAAAATTTGTATTTGAGCGAAGACAAAGATGGAAACTTACAGGCAAGTCATGTGAAGTCCAATCCCAGCAAGGCTGTAGAGGAAGTCACATTAAAAGAAATGGTACAGAATCTCCAGAGTATCAACGATgttgataaagatgatgatgattggGAACATGTCAACGAAGATGGCATTCATCATCAAATCCAGGAAGAATCATGTATACAGCAGGAAGTTCAGCTGACAGAATTCTCAATGTCCAGTGTGACATCTGCATTACGGCGAGAACAAGCAGTTCAGGTGGAcattttagtttataaaccaccAGATCAGTTTGAATCTAAATTGGCTCAAACTGAGACGACTAAGCTGTCGTCAAAACAGATGCAAACTTTACAAGTTGGAGGTAAAGATGCAGCAATGCAAACTTTTGGGAAGGAAATTGAGAGTAGAGTCACACAAACTGAGGatattaaaatgaaagaaatgggTGTACAGCTGGAGACTTTGAAATCAAAGAATCAGAGTAGCCAATGGGAAGTATCGCAACAGAAAGTTGCAGTTCAAACGGTACCAAATGATGTCAGTAATGTGAAGACACAAACAGATCATAGTAAACCCAAGGAAAGAGGCATCCAAGGGGATAAATTGAAAACAGACAATAAAGCTTGTCAGTGGACGGCAGATAGTGATCAGTTACCAATTTCAAAACCAATGCAAACTGAAGGAAATGAAGTTAAACACCAACTCACACAGACTGCAAAGCTATTCAAAGCTCTAACAGAGACCAAGTCGGTACAAGTGAAGGGTGATTATGTGAATATAAGCTCACAGACTGACACCACTGAAAGAAAAGACGAAACCCATCAAGTTCAGATCACGACTGATGTGGAAAACAAGAGCAGTCAGTGGGAATCATCTCGAACAGAGACCAAGTCAATACAAGTGAAAGGTGATTATGTGAATATAAGCTCACAGACTGACGTCACAGAAAGGAAAGACAAAAACAGTCAAGTTCAAATAACATCTGATGTGGAGAACAAGAGCAGTCAGTGGGAATCATCTTATATCAGGACAAAATCTGTACAGACTGAAGACCGGGATCAGATGAGTGTTCCAAGTCAAACTGATGATGTCACAGCAGATTATTTAGAGGAAGAACCACTACTACATTATCATGTGTCAATTGCTGAGCAAAGTGTTCCTGAATTTACTGAGACTGCTACCCAGTCCATGCAAAGTGAAGTCTTAGTATCAGAAACTGGAACCAGCATGGAATCTGTTGCTATGTTAAGTCGAGCAAGTCAGGTCGGTAGGCTGATGATGACCGACAGATCTAGCCAATGGGAGCGGGATGAGAGTATGTCAATGTCAATGCAAACAGAGATTAGACCTAGGATACTTAGTGGTGTACAGACAGAGGGGCAAATAGCCAGAGAGCAGGGTCAACAAGCTTGTGTTGAACAGACTCACAAAGCTATACAGCATCAGGTAGATGTACAACATGATGCAAGTCAAACTAGTATCTTTGCCGATGTCAAAGCTACTCAAACATTGCTACTTACCGAGAACCAAAAACTACAGACGGACAGATCTATCAAGGCTCACAGAGGGTCTCAGAGTGATGCAGCAATGCTACACCACTCATCAAGTCAAGCAAGTGTGACATCCAAAGTGGAAGTCACTCAAACAGAGTATTCAACTGGAGATCAGATAAGCCAAACTGATAGTCATGTGAAGAAGGAAAGCAGGATGCAGACTGATCTGAACAAGTCAAAATCAGTGGATGAAATCAGCCAAACTGAGAGTCATGTAAAGAAGGAAAGGAAAATGCAGACTGATTTGATCAAGTCAAAATCAGTGGATGCCAATACACAGATGACACCAGTGAAACGGATAGAGAAACAAAGTCAGGCAGATTTGATTAAAGAAAAAGATGATGCCAGTCCCATCACACTGTCTGAACAGAAGGAACAACATGCCAAAGTTGGATTACCAGAAGAGAAAGCTGTAATA GCTGAAAGAGCAAGAGAAGAAGCCATCCAGATGTCCAGTGCACAACAATTACATGCTGCACACCAAGATACTGGTGCTGATAAG CAACAGTCTTCTGAGACAGCAGCTGACAACGAGGAACAGACTTTGACATTTGTGTCATCCATGGATGAACAGTCGTCATCAGAGACTGAGGGTCCAGATGAAATCTTAGGCCCTCGACAATCATCATCAGAGACTACGGAGGGTCCGGATGAAATCTTGACTCCTCGGCAATCATCGGGGATGTCAGATTCAACACTTACTCCAGAGACATCTGAGGGGGAGGTCATGGGAATGCTTCGCAAAGCGCCATTTTTCTCAAGTCTTCTTGGAGAAAAGAAGACGCGTcccaagaaagaaagaaga AGAAAACGAGATAGAGTAAGAAAGTTACCGGATATTCCTGATCAGTCGAGAAGAAGAAGCAGGAGTACAGATGGGAGGTACTCAATTTCAGATGAAACATCTGGGGAAGAGATTGGACGGAGAAGATCAAAGAAAACATCATCACATGGGAGGCAACTCCCAACTCCACCTGGATCTGACTCTGCAAAACAAGAGCAGCCTAAGAGACATCCTAAGATATCTGATATCAAAGAAAGGGACAAGAATATGCCTCCTCAAAGAACCCATGGTGAATTGAGTTCACAGGATTCGTTATTCTCACGACTGTTCACCAGACAAGATTCTAAGATAGTCAAAGACGTACCTTCTGTTGATGAAGAACCACCTTTGCAGAGCAGTTCTGTTACATTTGAATCTGCTTCAGCTCCAAGGAGTGCACCTCCATCACGTCCAACTGATCTTGGACTAGCGCCGGGGAAGTCGTCAACTGATGCAGCAAATCCTCCGAGGGTCACATCACCTCTAACAGAGCAGGTTACTTCACAGAAGGACAAGTTGACTCAGATGCTGAACTTATTCCGACCAGATGTCAAAGGCCAAGAGCAACCAAAGATTGGTCATAGCCCTGCTCAGAGATCAACTTCATTACCTTCAGTGCCAGAGCAAGAATTCCTTCACAAGAAAGCTACAACACCTTTAGAAGCACCAAGGAAAGCAGGAGATACAGAGGCTGGCTTTGAGCTTCATCCATCTTCATCTCAAAGGCTGTATAGTCAGAAGCCCTCTGATGGTCCAGATGCA GACAAGGTTCAAAGGTCATCATCCCTTCCAGGTCAGATTGACATAAAAACAGATGGGTCATCTCAAGTGAAGACAACATCTCTTCCGGATAACAGG CTGAAATCATCAGCTTCTGATCCAAGAGGAATGCATCCCAGTACGGATAGAAGACAACATACCGGAGGAATGCACCCTACTACAGATGGAAGAGAACATCCTAGAGGAATGCACACCGGTACAGACAGTAGACAACATCCTGCTACAGATGGTAGACTTACTGGAGAAGTGCATCCCAGTACAGATGGTAGACAACATACTGGAGTTGGCACAGGGATGCTGAGTCACAAAGGACCACTTCATGGTACTTTGGCTGGACTTCCAAATGACAGG GCAAGAATAGAAATGTTGGAACAGAATTGTGATAGACTGAAACATGAATTATCAGAAACTGGCAAGAAG CTTCTGGAAGCGGAGATGCAAATTTCCATAGCGGAGGCACAGCGTATGCGAGAACTTCAACGCCTAAAAGATAAACAGAACAGAGACACTGACAAAGAAGTTAGCAAACTCAAAAAAGACATCTTAGAAAAAGATCATGTGGTGCGGGAGTTGGAGAAAGCCTTATCAATGAAAGCAGATCAGCTTGGTCAAGCTGCAAATCGTAGCAAAGACGAATTGAACCAGGAGGTGAAAGAGATGCGTGATCAGAAGGTGGAACTGGAAAAGAAATATAGAAACACTCAGAGGTTGTTAGATGAATACATGAGGAAGCTTAAAGAACAG CTTACAAGATCAACAAGAAGCGATGTCTTAGTGAAAGAGCTCTACGTTGAGAACTCCAAACTTCAGAAAGCATTACAGGTGACAGAGGAACGACAAAAGATTGCAGAGAAAAACTGTCATAATCTGAGAGAAAAGAACCATGCATACCTCCATGTGTTAAGGAGGATAGCACCTGCTGCTATGTAA